From Zavarzinella sp., one genomic window encodes:
- the secG gene encoding preprotein translocase subunit SecG produces the protein MDLFAVMFWSHLLNALIILMGLLLLLTVLIQRGKGGGLIGAFGGAGGSSPFGSKAGDAFTKITLYMAGVWMLLIAVHIRVVKEDIRTAKKEAPGYISTK, from the coding sequence GTGGATCTGTTTGCCGTGATGTTCTGGTCACACTTATTGAATGCCTTGATCATTCTAATGGGTTTATTGCTTCTGCTGACCGTGCTGATACAGCGTGGGAAAGGGGGCGGTCTGATTGGTGCCTTCGGTGGTGCTGGTGGATCGAGCCCGTTTGGATCGAAAGCCGGTGACGCTTTTACAAAAATTACACTGTATATGGCAGGAGTTTGGATGCTGCTTATTGCTGTACACATTCGTGTAGTAAAAGAAGACATTCGCACTGCCAAGAAAGAAGCACCTGGTTACATTTCCACGAAGTAA
- a CDS encoding DNA-directed RNA polymerase subunit omega gives MFEALKEEDIINRVNGRFKLCTLVQKRIVQFKKGGGKPLVDVGPDSKDNMFVALAEILHDKIYLDPEADMQAEDNQLPQAEESVEETL, from the coding sequence ATGTTCGAAGCATTGAAAGAAGAAGACATCATCAACCGCGTGAACGGTCGGTTCAAACTTTGCACATTAGTGCAAAAACGAATTGTACAGTTCAAGAAGGGTGGAGGGAAGCCCCTTGTTGATGTTGGGCCAGACAGCAAAGACAACATGTTCGTCGCGCTCGCAGAAATTCTGCATGACAAAATCTATCTCGACCCGGAAGCCGATATGCAAGCCGAGGACAATCAATTGCCTCAGGCCGAAGAAAGCGTTGAAGAGACACTCTAA
- a CDS encoding DUF1732 domain-containing protein translates to MTGYGSAAHSGDDLVATVEVRTINNRYLKISVRGTEPYPMLEPEFERQVRTMIKRGTVTISIFVERKQFTSVLDTDLLDHYVRQIQDYCHQRGWADQSPVCLPQLLNMLGVTANSLSKPSEQELGLVRRVLDEALMKMQEMRQTEGLAMQLEIQQLATICLGKVEQLEIYLPTMRQEYQERLHQKVRKLLENAGHSVETEHLIRELALFGERTDIHEEMTRLKSHLQQLSAKVTGAGTAEGKALDFLVQEMNRKRTRSAPKVAICLFQTWW, encoded by the coding sequence ATGACCGGATACGGTTCCGCTGCCCACAGCGGAGATGATTTGGTAGCCACCGTCGAAGTGCGTACGATTAATAATCGGTACCTGAAAATTTCTGTGCGTGGGACCGAACCTTACCCAATGCTCGAACCGGAGTTTGAGCGTCAGGTAAGAACCATGATCAAACGTGGTACGGTCACCATTTCTATTTTCGTGGAACGAAAGCAATTTACGAGCGTGCTGGATACCGATTTACTGGACCATTACGTGCGGCAGATTCAGGATTATTGCCACCAGCGTGGCTGGGCAGATCAGTCCCCGGTCTGTTTGCCGCAACTGCTGAACATGCTTGGGGTTACGGCGAATTCTCTTTCGAAGCCCTCCGAACAGGAGCTTGGTTTGGTGCGCCGGGTGCTCGATGAAGCCTTGATGAAAATGCAGGAGATGCGTCAGACAGAAGGTCTGGCGATGCAGCTGGAAATACAACAACTTGCAACAATCTGTCTTGGCAAAGTGGAACAATTGGAAATATACCTCCCCACCATGCGGCAGGAGTACCAGGAACGACTACACCAGAAAGTGCGGAAATTATTAGAAAATGCGGGTCATTCTGTAGAAACCGAGCATCTCATCCGCGAACTTGCACTCTTTGGGGAACGTACCGATATTCATGAAGAAATGACACGGTTGAAAAGTCATCTGCAGCAGTTATCGGCCAAAGTTACGGGTGCTGGAACTGCTGAAGGGAAAGCACTCGACTTTCTGGTCCAGGAAATGAATCGGAAACGAACACGATCGGCTCCAAAAGTGGCGATTTGTTTGTTTCAAACCTGGTGGTAG
- the gmk gene encoding guanylate kinase gives MQLAPLIVISGPSGVGKSTLIQRLLRDQRYPLRLAVSATTRAPRTGEKDGIDYQFWSRPEFEAAIKRGHFLEYATVHERDFYGTPLSEVDDYRRRGIGVILDIDIQGYRQVRSKIDDVHSIFVIADEKNLIERLRNRKSDSEEAIQRRLKTAMNEMAAAHEYHYRIHNNDFETTVAELERLLDKFFQQPPQQEVL, from the coding sequence GTGCAGTTGGCTCCGTTAATTGTCATTTCTGGTCCAAGTGGTGTGGGGAAATCAACCTTGATCCAGCGACTGCTACGTGATCAACGCTATCCCCTGCGTCTGGCAGTTTCGGCAACAACACGCGCACCACGAACGGGAGAAAAAGACGGCATCGACTACCAGTTCTGGTCTCGGCCAGAGTTTGAAGCGGCCATCAAGCGGGGGCATTTTCTTGAATATGCCACGGTGCATGAAAGAGACTTCTATGGCACCCCACTATCGGAAGTAGATGATTATCGCCGTCGGGGAATTGGAGTAATTCTCGACATCGACATCCAGGGCTACCGTCAAGTACGCTCGAAAATTGACGATGTTCATTCGATTTTTGTAATCGCAGATGAGAAAAATCTCATCGAACGGCTTCGAAACAGGAAATCAGATTCTGAAGAAGCCATCCAGCGTCGTTTGAAAACCGCAATGAATGAGATGGCAGCAGCCCATGAATATCACTATCGTATCCACAACAACGATTTTGAAACAACGGTCGCGGAATTAGAGCGACTTCTGGATAAATTTTTTCAGCAACCGCCCCAGCAAGAGGTTTTGTAA